In Penaeus vannamei isolate JL-2024 chromosome 4, ASM4276789v1, whole genome shotgun sequence, a single window of DNA contains:
- the LOC113812244 gene encoding proprotein convertase subtilisin/kexin type 7, which yields MKPTSFLFSLPDPPWDALLGVLFFAFVSLSSVEGSLDVDPSEFPHRGDLHIVRGSSVLSLAWVVEIREGCSLSQILGNLRRKPILDRGRGWQLQVESAPLRTNHTKGHSGTASDNATSTYANMSDFHSYSRAFCPKDIPAHLILLKQIEPLGNVYVVAHPYFRTFSQEKRRRIQRRKRNACGSFRARNATDRQPDSCQSMIDSESVFLKVQTCLEKVFRAHPCIVYARQEVLRVRQKRRRIVFHDPLFEEQWHLRNPVRGQYDINVLGVWESGITGRGVTVCVIDDGLEWRHPDLRDNYNPAGSYDLNADDPDPSPVKNGERNEHGTRCAGEIAAAANSVCGVGVAYRANISGIRVLGGRMTDSMEAAAFIQGLDVNDIYSCSWGPDDDGRTVDGPHHLASRALAHGITYGRKGYGAIYVVASGNGGRKKDNCNFDGYANSIYTITIGAVDIRGQMPYYAEECAAMLAVMPSSGSNGHDIVTTDWREISATGCTKHHSGTSAAAPLAAAVVALALEVQPCLSWRDVQYLIALTSRKIDTANSDWSTNGAGLHHSHQHGFGLIDAAAVVSAATVWESVPFATAFTSERMVVKRELPSQRLGEVTVSYEVTEEVLQGYALRILEFVQVRVTVEHQYRGSLQISLVCPSGTRSVLATPRDADNSSKGLSDWPLGTVRCWGEDPLGTYQVTVMHTRHQQLKGRLVSWQLVLHGCSMLPLELQGRRRTVERAVRGEVVHVNRSQLCHPPELRFEPFQPLPERWLKVLIITGFFLLFMAVFNSIEYIFCYNDEKEKFYKKLKDLSAGRAMHQRGVSGGRRVGTSDHRYGSMESGNGVPGGGGETALPATACVNEVLPLMTLDRGSSPTLSCDADVSSLNCDSDEDNLSSHCTSDTVVPKDTDVTDFTNDEFLSEADDERRGPTSVEIVQ from the exons aTGAAGCCAACCAGCTTTCTGTTTAGTCTTCCAGATCCTCCCTGGGATGCTCTGCTGGGCGTCCTATTTTTTGCATTCGTTTCCCTGTCCTCTGTGGAGGGGAGTCTGGACGTGGATCCATCCGAGTTTCCTCACCGTGGTGACCTGCATATAGTCCGCGGGTCAAGCGTCCTCTCTCTGGCATGGGTGGTAGAGATCCGAGAGGGATGCTCCCTCAGTCAGATCCTGGGGAATTTAAGGAGAAAACCTATCCTAGATCGAGGCAGGGGATGGCAGCTGCAAGTGGAGAGTGCACCATTACGGACAAACCATACCAAAGGCCATTCAGGCACGGCAAGTGATAATGCCACAAGTACTTATGCAAACATGTCAGACTTTCACTCCTATAGTAGGGCATTCTGTCCTAAGGATATACCAGCACATTTGATATTACTGAAGCAGATTGAACCCTTGGGAAATGTGTACGTGGTGGCACACCCCTATTTCAGAACGTTCTCCCAGGAGAAAAGAAGGCGGattcagaggagaaagagaaatgcctGTGGCAGTTTCCGAGCCAGAAatgcaacagacagacagccagatagtTGCCAGAGTATGATTGACAGTGAGAGTGTTTTCCTTAAAGTTCAAACCTGCTTGGAAAAGGTTTTTCGTGCTCACCCTTGTATTGTGTATGCTAGGCAAGAAGTACTTAGAGTGAGGCAGAAGCGACGTAGAATAGTCTTCCACGACCCACTCTTTGAAGAGCAGTGGCACCTG AGAAATCCAGTGCGAGGCCAGTACGACATCAACGTCCTAGGGGTGTGGGAGAGCGGAATCACGGGACGTGGTGTGACAGTGTGCGTGATTGACGATGGCCTGGAGTGGCGGCACCCGGATCTGCGGGATAATTACAACCCAGCTGGATCTTATGACCTCAATGCCGATGACCCCGATCCTTCGCCTGTTAAGAATGGAG AGCGGAATGAGCATGGAACAAGGTGTGCGGGTGAGATTGCTGCTGCAGCCAACAGCGTGTGTGGTGTTGGGGTTGCCTACCGTGCTAACATCTCAGGCATTCGTGTACTTGGTGGTCGCATGACGGATTCCATGGAGGCAGCTGCGTTCATCCAGGGTTTAGATGTCAATGATATTTACTCTTGCAG CTGGGGTCCTGATGATGATGGGCGGACAGTGGATGGGCCACACCACCTTGCTAGCCGGGCCTTGGCACATGGCATTACCTATGGCAGGAAAGGCTATGGTGCCATCTATGTTGTGGCTTCAGGCAACGGtggcagaaagaaagataact GTAACTTTGATGGCTATGCTAATTCCATCTACACGATAACAATTGGAGCAGTGGACATTCGGGGGCAGATGCCATATTATGCAGAGGAATGTGCTGCCATGCTGGCAGTCATGCCCAGCTCTGGCAGTAATGGACATGATATT GTAACCACGGATTGGCGTGAGATCAGTGCCACAGGATGCACCAAGCATCACTCAGGAACGTCGGCGGCGGCCCCCTTGGCAGCAGCGGTGGTGGCACTGGCCTTAGAGGTGCAGCCATGTCTCTCATGGAGAGATGTTCAGTACCTCATTGCACTCACCTCCAGAAAG ATCGACACGGCCAACTCAGACTGGTCGACAAATGGGGCCGGCCTGCACCACTCACACCAGCATGGCTTCGGCCTCATTGATGCGGCTGCCGTGGTCTCAGCGGCAACTGTCTGGGAGTCCGTACCGTTTGCTACCGCCTTTACCTCTGAGCGCATGGTTGTCAAGCGTGAACTTCCGTCACAGAGGCTTGGTGAAGTCACTGTTTCGTACGAAGTCACTGAGGAGGTACTGCAGGGCTATGCTCTGAGGATCCTGGAGTTTGTGCAG GTTCGTGTGACAGTGGAGCACCAGTACCGGGGCAGCCTCCAGATCAGCCTGGTGTGTCCTAGTGGAACTCGATCTGTGCTTGCCACACCAAGGGATGCTGACAA CTCTTCGAAGGGTCTCAGTGACTGGCCTCTGGGGACTGTGCGTTGCTGGGGTGAGGACCCCTTGGGAACATATCAGGTGACTGTTATGCACACACGACACCAGCAACTCAAGGGCCGGCTGGTATCGTGGCAGCTGGTGCTTCATGGGTGCTCTATGTTGCCCCTGGAGTtgcaggggaggagaag GACGGTGGAGCGTGCTGTAAGAGGAGAGGTGGTGCATGTGAACAGGAGCCAGCTGTGCCATCCGCCGGAACTAAGGTTTGAGCCCTTCCAACCCCTGCCAGAAAGGTGGCTGAag GTGCTAATCATCACAGGGTTCTTCCTGCTGTTCATGGCAGTGTTCAACTCCATTGAGTATATCTTCTGCTATAATGACGAAAAGGAGAAGTTCTACAAGAAGTTGAAGGACCTCTCAGCAGGACGGGCTATGCACCAGCGAGGGGTTAGTGGGGGCCGTAGAGTGGGCACCTCAGACCACAGATATGGCAGCATGGAGTCAGGCAATGGTGTACCaggtggggggggtgagacagCTCTCCCTGCAACTGCCTGTGTCAATGAAGTGCTTCCCCTTATGACTCTCGACCGGGGGAGCTCCCCAACGCTTTCCTGTGATGCTGACGTATCTAGTCTGAActgtgatagtgatgaggataatctCTCATCCCACTGCACAAGTGATACCGTAGTACCAAAGGACACAGATGTCACAGACTTCACCAATGATGAGTTCCTTTCAGAGGCAGATGATGAGCGGAGAGGGCCAACCAGTGTGGAGATTGTACAATGA